From a single Oreochromis niloticus isolate F11D_XX linkage group LG4, O_niloticus_UMD_NMBU, whole genome shotgun sequence genomic region:
- the maptb gene encoding microtubule-associated protein tau, which produces MQQPAPPSLPVRAAQGGAADGPTAAAAAGGVKMDGDSAPLTDGPAYETQKMEEKAPVKATSEESVKASGTAGGTRAAKMISAKSTESVDGVSSPGSRSPASRSSTPNREVKKVAVVRTPPRSPGCARGRTPPLPSHPMPDLSNVKSKVGSTENLKHSPGGGKVQIINKKLDLSNVMSKCGSKDNIHHKPGGGKVEIKSEKVDFKAVQSKVGSLENVTHVPGGGKKKIETQKLSFRESAKARTDHGAEIIIQADSSPCDLSNTSSHGSLNATEAPPLDTLADEVSASLAKQGL; this is translated from the exons ATGCAGCAGCCTGcgcccccctccctccctgtcAGAGCGGCGCAGGGTGGAGCAGCAGACGGaccgacagcagcagcagcagcaggag GAGTGAAGATGGATGGAGACTCCGCCCCCCTCACAGATGGCCCCGCCTATGAAACGCAGAAGATGGAAG AAAAAGCCCCTGTGAAGGCAACTTCTGAAGAATCAGTGAAG GCCTCCGGGACAGCAGGAGGCACCAGAGCAGCCAAGATGATCTCAGCCAAGAGCACAG agTCCGTGGATGGCGTCAGCAGTCCAGGAAGTCGTTCTCCCGCCAGCCGATCGTCCACACCTaacagagaggtgaagaag GTGGCAGTGGTCCGGACCCCCCCCAGGTCTCCTGGCTGTGCTCGTGGACGGAcgccccccctcccctctcaTCCAATGCCCGACCTCAGCAATGTGAAGTCAAAGGTCGGGTCCACGGAGAACCTGAAGCACTCACCTGGAGGGGGCAAG GTTCAGATCATCAACAAGAAGCTGGATCTCAGTAATGTGATGTCAAAGTGCGGCTCCAAAGACAACATCCACCACAAACCAG GTGGAGGGAAGGTGGAGATCAAGTCGGAGAAGGTGGACTTTAAGGCCGTTCAGTCCAAAGTCGGCTCTCTGGAGAACGTCACTCATGTGCCGGGAGGAGGGAAGAAGAAG atTGAGACTCAGAAGCTGAGCTTCAGAGAGAGCGCCAAAGCTCGAACCGACCACGGTGCTGAAATCATCATTCAAGCTGACTCCTCCCCTTGTGATCTTAGCAACACTTCCTCCCACGGAAGCCTTAATGCTACTGAAGCTCCGCCCCTTGACACCCTGGCCGATGAG GTGTCCGCCTCGCTCGCCAAACAAGGCCTGTGA